One Limnohabitans curvus genomic window carries:
- a CDS encoding acyl-CoA thioesterase, with translation MSIVVTYNKLVEFGDCDPARIVWFPNYFKWIDAASRNYFTQRGVPPWHATEREFGILGTPVVDTHAQFTNTASYGDVLSIHTRITQWRKTSFVMHYEVMRDHCSIMTCIETRVFAKHVGNTPDSSHHQIKAIPVPEFIKQLCGFSQ, from the coding sequence ATGTCCATCGTTGTTACCTACAATAAGCTAGTCGAATTTGGTGATTGCGATCCCGCTCGTATCGTGTGGTTTCCAAACTACTTTAAATGGATTGATGCAGCATCGAGAAACTACTTCACCCAACGTGGCGTTCCCCCATGGCATGCAACAGAACGTGAGTTCGGAATTCTAGGAACCCCAGTCGTTGATACTCACGCACAATTTACCAACACAGCGAGCTACGGCGACGTTCTGTCGATCCACACGCGGATCACGCAATGGCGAAAAACGAGTTTTGTAATGCACTATGAGGTGATGCGTGATCATTGTTCAATCATGACCTGCATCGAAACAAGAGTCTTTGCTAAGCACGTTGGCAACACTCCTGATAGCTCACACCATCAGATTAAGGCCATTCCAGTCCCTGAATTCATCAAGCAACTCTGTGGCTTTTCACAATGA
- the pcaF gene encoding 3-oxoadipyl-CoA thiolase, with the protein MNPEAFVCDAIRTPIGRYGGALAKVRTDDLAAIPIRTLMQRNPNIDWEQMSDVILGCANQAGEDNRNVARMASLLAGMPSSVAGVTINRLCGSGLDAIGTAARAIKSGEAQLIIAGGVESMTRAPYVMLKSETPFARSNSFFDSTIGWRFVNNDMKDKYGIDSMPETAENLAVQFKIPREEQDRWALRSQLCALAAQADGHHAREITPVLIPQKGANPISVDADEHPRHTSLEILSSLGPITHSQGTITAGNASGINDGACALLVTNEKSAINNGLTPRARIVAMAVAGVEPRFMGIGPVPASEKVFALTGLKMSQMDVVEINEAFAAQTLAVMRGLGLENDDPKINSWGGGIALGHPLGASGARLVTTAINRLHYSQKRFALCTMCIGVGQGISVILERV; encoded by the coding sequence ATGAATCCTGAAGCCTTTGTCTGCGACGCTATTCGCACCCCTATTGGGCGTTATGGGGGCGCCTTAGCCAAAGTGAGAACCGATGATCTTGCCGCAATACCTATCCGCACACTGATGCAAAGAAACCCCAACATCGATTGGGAACAGATGTCTGATGTAATTCTTGGCTGTGCTAATCAAGCAGGTGAGGATAACCGCAACGTAGCACGTATGGCCAGTCTTCTTGCTGGCATGCCATCTAGCGTTGCTGGCGTAACAATCAATCGTTTATGTGGCTCAGGACTTGATGCAATAGGCACAGCTGCACGCGCTATTAAATCTGGGGAAGCGCAACTAATCATTGCAGGCGGCGTAGAGAGCATGACACGGGCCCCGTATGTGATGCTTAAATCTGAGACCCCATTTGCACGTAGCAATTCTTTTTTCGATTCGACAATCGGTTGGCGATTTGTTAATAACGACATGAAGGACAAATACGGCATTGACTCCATGCCAGAGACTGCCGAGAACCTCGCTGTTCAATTCAAAATTCCTCGAGAAGAACAAGATCGTTGGGCTTTGCGCAGCCAACTGTGTGCGCTTGCAGCTCAAGCCGATGGCCATCATGCTCGAGAAATCACACCTGTACTAATTCCACAAAAAGGAGCGAATCCAATTTCTGTGGACGCGGATGAGCATCCAAGGCACACAAGTTTAGAAATCTTGTCGTCTCTTGGCCCCATTACACATAGCCAAGGAACGATAACTGCAGGAAACGCCAGCGGAATCAACGATGGTGCTTGTGCCCTACTCGTAACGAATGAGAAGAGTGCCATCAACAATGGACTAACCCCAAGAGCTCGTATTGTTGCCATGGCCGTTGCAGGCGTGGAGCCGCGTTTCATGGGCATTGGTCCCGTTCCTGCAAGCGAGAAGGTTTTTGCACTCACTGGTTTGAAAATGTCCCAAATGGATGTGGTCGAGATTAATGAAGCTTTTGCTGCTCAAACACTCGCCGTCATGCGTGGACTCGGACTGGAAAATGATGACCCGAAAATCAATTCTTGGGGTGGTGGCATTGCACTGGGACATCCACTTGGAGCGTCGGGTGCTCGTCTAGTTACAACGGCAATCAATCGACTCCATTACTCACAAAAGAGATTCGCTTTGTGTACCATGTGCATAGGCGTTGGGCAAGGCATCTCGGTTATCTTAGAACGTGTTTGA
- a CDS encoding 3-hydroxyacyl-CoA dehydrogenase NAD-binding domain-containing protein produces MVLISPVQGQVKQGVYVITLDNPPVNAISISVRRGLISAVNDFEQSNAQVAVLVGSNGTFIAGADIHEFARTSDGPVLLDVVRVIENCKKPIVAALQGAVLGGGLEVALACDARIAHVDTVIGLPEVSLGIIPGAGGTQLLPRRIGISRAIDIICGAQRLSAEEAKHLRLVDSVVCSDILVAANLFARNIEHKSSVRDELVPNEDPALIDQAINRYTKLGRCRPAIAKAIDLIQAAARLPIEEGLVLESAAFLELRKSQEAQALRHLFFAEKTCRKPPQTKEVAPIPINTVCVIGAGTMGTGIAICLLDAEFSVMLLEQDKEALDKGEERIFSHYQKQVETGKLSPVEASKCLSHLLCSLNWEELAKADLVIEAVYEDMLVKQDVFKKIDQFANPNAILATNTSYLSVDKIALATTRPKRVIGLHFFSPANVMKLLEIVNAKQTCLETLHAVIAFGNRLNKYPVVTKDSFGFIGNRIYNAYRTQCEFMLEDGAWPEEVDAALVDFGMAMGPFTVADLSGLDIAWRMRKTQRKNQETRYVDILDTLCELGRFGRKTSAGYYDYTNGKKQANTSELVRQIIENASQRRRIKRRTLNSKHIQNRALLSMVNEAALLMREGVAQRASDIDVVFVHGYGFPRWQGGPVFWARQQDRQQLQSDIAGLAEHGGNSFVLADISILFESSP; encoded by the coding sequence ATGGTACTTATCTCGCCCGTTCAAGGCCAAGTTAAACAAGGCGTCTACGTGATCACGTTAGACAATCCGCCGGTTAATGCAATCTCTATCTCAGTTCGGCGCGGGCTCATTTCCGCAGTTAATGATTTCGAACAATCAAATGCGCAAGTAGCTGTCTTGGTTGGCTCCAATGGCACATTTATCGCAGGAGCAGATATCCATGAGTTCGCAAGGACCTCTGACGGACCTGTTTTATTGGATGTCGTTCGCGTTATAGAGAACTGCAAGAAACCCATTGTTGCCGCCCTCCAAGGTGCCGTTCTAGGGGGAGGTCTAGAAGTGGCATTGGCATGTGACGCTCGAATCGCGCATGTAGATACTGTCATAGGTCTACCAGAGGTATCTCTTGGGATTATTCCCGGTGCGGGTGGTACTCAATTGCTTCCCAGAAGAATCGGCATTTCTCGCGCTATTGACATAATCTGTGGCGCGCAACGACTTTCCGCAGAAGAAGCAAAGCATCTTAGGTTAGTTGATTCGGTGGTTTGTTCAGATATCTTAGTAGCGGCCAACCTGTTCGCGAGAAATATCGAACATAAATCTAGTGTTCGTGATGAGCTGGTCCCAAACGAAGATCCTGCCCTTATAGATCAGGCCATCAATCGATATACAAAACTAGGTAGATGTCGTCCTGCTATTGCAAAGGCGATTGATCTCATTCAAGCAGCTGCAAGACTTCCTATCGAAGAGGGGCTCGTACTCGAAAGCGCAGCTTTTCTTGAGCTAAGAAAATCTCAAGAGGCCCAAGCACTTCGGCATTTGTTCTTTGCAGAGAAAACATGCAGAAAGCCCCCGCAGACAAAAGAAGTTGCCCCCATCCCCATCAATACGGTATGCGTAATTGGCGCTGGGACGATGGGAACGGGAATTGCAATTTGTTTACTAGATGCTGAGTTTTCCGTTATGTTGTTAGAGCAAGACAAGGAAGCTTTAGATAAAGGAGAAGAACGTATCTTCAGTCACTACCAAAAACAAGTCGAGACTGGTAAATTGTCACCTGTTGAGGCAAGCAAATGTCTATCTCATCTGTTGTGCTCATTGAATTGGGAAGAACTTGCTAAAGCAGACCTAGTCATTGAAGCCGTCTATGAAGACATGCTTGTCAAGCAAGACGTTTTCAAAAAGATCGATCAATTCGCAAACCCAAATGCAATTCTGGCCACCAACACCTCCTACCTCAGTGTCGATAAGATTGCATTAGCTACCACTCGTCCAAAGCGGGTCATAGGGCTTCATTTCTTCAGTCCAGCTAACGTGATGAAGTTATTGGAGATCGTGAATGCAAAACAAACTTGTCTAGAAACTCTGCATGCTGTCATAGCCTTTGGAAACCGGCTCAACAAGTACCCAGTGGTCACGAAAGACAGTTTCGGATTCATTGGCAATAGAATTTACAACGCATATCGCACACAATGCGAATTCATGCTGGAAGACGGTGCTTGGCCTGAAGAAGTAGATGCAGCGCTTGTTGACTTTGGTATGGCTATGGGGCCATTCACGGTGGCCGATCTCTCGGGTTTAGATATCGCATGGCGTATGCGAAAAACACAACGCAAAAACCAAGAAACACGCTACGTTGATATCTTAGACACCCTATGCGAACTAGGACGTTTCGGACGTAAAACAAGCGCCGGCTATTACGACTACACCAACGGCAAAAAACAAGCCAACACCAGTGAACTCGTTCGCCAGATTATTGAGAATGCATCTCAACGCCGCAGGATCAAAAGGCGAACGTTGAATTCTAAGCACATCCAGAACCGCGCACTGCTGAGTATGGTCAACGAAGCTGCATTGCTTATGCGTGAGGGAGTTGCACAGCGTGCCTCGGATATTGATGTGGTCTTTGTGCATGGTTACGGATTTCCTCGTTGGCAAGGGGGCCCCGTCTTCTGGGCTCGGCAACAAGATCGCCAACAGCTTCAAAGCGACATCGCGGGGCTTGCAGAGCACGGTGGCAACAGTTTCGTACTCGCGGATATATCCATTCTCTTTGAGAGTTCACCATGA
- a CDS encoding acyl-CoA dehydrogenase, which translates to MHTPTFHWNDPFLLDQQLSEDERMVRDAAFAYCQDKLAPRVLNSFRHEQTDVEIFREMGELGLLGPTIPTEYGGPGLNYVAYGLIAREVERVDSGYRSMMSVQSSLVMVPIHEFGTETQRQKYLPRLAKGEWIGCFGLTEPDHGSDPSSMASRAKKVDGGYMLKGNKMWITNSPIADVFVVWAKTDDGAIRGFILEKGWEGLSAPAIHGKVGLRTSITGEIVMNDVFVPEENMFPEVRGLKGPFTCLNSARYGIAWGALGAAEDCFNRSRQYVLDRKQFGRPLAANQLIQKKLADMLTEISLGIQACLRLGRMKDDGLAATGITSILKRNSCGKSLDIARMARDMMGGNGISDEFGVARHLVNLEVVNTYEGTHDIHALILGRAITGIASFGNEPHLPQGTQES; encoded by the coding sequence ATGCACACCCCCACCTTTCACTGGAACGACCCATTCTTGTTGGATCAACAACTAAGCGAAGATGAACGAATGGTGCGCGATGCCGCTTTTGCTTACTGCCAAGACAAATTAGCGCCTCGTGTCCTCAACTCATTTCGGCACGAACAAACCGATGTAGAAATCTTTCGGGAAATGGGTGAATTGGGCCTGCTTGGACCAACCATCCCCACCGAATATGGCGGTCCTGGTCTGAACTATGTTGCATATGGCCTCATCGCTCGCGAAGTCGAACGGGTAGATAGCGGTTACCGCTCGATGATGAGCGTGCAATCTTCATTGGTTATGGTCCCAATTCATGAATTCGGCACCGAAACCCAACGTCAAAAATACCTACCAAGACTTGCTAAAGGCGAATGGATTGGGTGCTTCGGACTCACAGAGCCGGATCATGGCTCTGATCCCTCGAGCATGGCTAGCCGAGCAAAAAAGGTAGATGGTGGCTACATGCTCAAGGGCAACAAAATGTGGATCACCAATAGTCCAATTGCCGATGTATTTGTTGTTTGGGCTAAAACCGACGACGGTGCTATTCGTGGCTTTATCTTGGAAAAAGGATGGGAAGGTTTAAGTGCGCCCGCCATACATGGCAAAGTTGGCTTACGAACATCAATCACCGGAGAGATCGTGATGAACGATGTATTCGTTCCAGAAGAAAACATGTTTCCGGAGGTGCGCGGCCTTAAAGGCCCCTTTACTTGCTTGAATAGCGCCCGCTATGGCATTGCTTGGGGGGCGTTAGGCGCGGCAGAAGATTGTTTTAATAGATCACGTCAGTACGTCTTAGACCGCAAACAATTTGGTCGCCCATTAGCTGCGAATCAGCTGATACAAAAGAAATTGGCAGATATGCTGACTGAGATCAGTTTAGGAATTCAGGCATGTTTGCGATTAGGCAGAATGAAAGATGATGGTCTAGCTGCCACAGGAATTACTTCCATTCTCAAGCGCAACAGCTGCGGGAAATCCTTGGACATCGCGCGAATGGCCAGGGACATGATGGGAGGTAACGGCATCTCCGACGAGTTTGGCGTTGCACGTCACTTGGTAAATCTAGAAGTGGTCAATACCTATGAAGGTACTCATGACATTCATGCACTCATCCTCGGCAGGGCAATCACGGGGATTGCCTCTTTTGGCAATGAACCGCATCTACCTCAAGGCACACAAGAGTCCTGA
- the kynB gene encoding arylformamidase: MKKLWDISPPVTEFSPVFPGDTAYEQGWVAQIGNSCPVNVCRLTFSPHIGAHADAPLHYDVDGKTAGELALMPFLGRCSVIDARNAGALIQPTDLEHAFGNLAPRVLVRGYEKFPLNEFDPKGKAFAPQTLIALASLGVCLIGTDSASVDPSDSKDLPSHEVLRLKGMRVLENLYLDEVPEGEYELIALPLKLMTADASPVRAVLREL; the protein is encoded by the coding sequence ATGAAGAAACTTTGGGATATCTCTCCGCCGGTGACCGAGTTCAGTCCCGTTTTCCCTGGAGACACAGCGTATGAGCAGGGCTGGGTTGCTCAAATTGGGAACTCCTGCCCAGTAAATGTTTGTCGACTAACGTTTTCACCGCACATTGGTGCACACGCGGATGCGCCACTGCATTACGACGTTGATGGGAAAACGGCAGGTGAATTAGCGCTCATGCCTTTTTTAGGCAGATGTAGCGTGATTGATGCCAGAAATGCAGGTGCTTTGATTCAACCCACGGACTTAGAGCATGCATTTGGAAATCTCGCTCCCCGTGTTCTTGTCAGGGGATATGAGAAATTCCCACTGAATGAGTTTGATCCGAAGGGTAAGGCGTTTGCACCGCAGACGCTAATTGCCCTTGCAAGTTTGGGCGTGTGTTTGATTGGAACAGACAGCGCAAGCGTAGATCCAAGCGATAGCAAAGACCTACCCAGTCATGAAGTGTTGCGTCTGAAAGGTATGCGAGTGCTAGAGAACTTGTATTTGGATGAGGTCCCAGAGGGGGAGTACGAATTGATTGCATTACCGCTGAAGTTGATGACAGCGGATGCAAGTCCTGTAAGAGCTGTATTGCGTGAACTGTGA
- the kynU gene encoding kynureninase → MKPLIYEDCQAMDRQDPLCVLKDMFQLPQGLVYLDGNSLGALPKTAQSRVTQAIQHEWGNELIRSWNTSGWFELPRKVGDKIAQLIGAYPGEVVATDTTSINLFKVLAAALSIAASDSPTKKKIVSERSNFPTDLYIAQAICKERGYELVLFDLQEQALDSVLLEDVAVLMLTHVNYRTGAMHDMRAVSALAHDQGILTIWDLAHSAGAVPVDLHSDKADFAVGCGYKYLNGGPGAPAFVWAHPKHVGRFWQPLAGWWGHERPFDFSPDYIPSPSIVRFQCGTQPILSLVALECGVDVFLAAQELGGMYALRKKSLALTELFMRLVDERLSPYGISIVTPRKPDERGSQVSLIAKEGAYEIVQALIARGVLGDYRAGDGGKYPDILRFGFTPLYLGFSDVWEAVDQLHKVMQTEEWRDPRFAHKNAVT, encoded by the coding sequence ATGAAGCCGCTAATTTACGAAGACTGCCAAGCAATGGATCGACAAGATCCATTGTGTGTGTTGAAGGATATGTTTCAGTTGCCGCAAGGCCTAGTTTATTTAGATGGAAATTCTTTGGGCGCATTACCAAAGACGGCACAGAGCAGAGTCACTCAGGCCATTCAGCATGAATGGGGAAATGAGCTCATTCGCAGTTGGAATACTTCGGGTTGGTTTGAGCTTCCAAGAAAAGTCGGTGACAAGATTGCGCAATTGATTGGTGCGTATCCTGGAGAGGTTGTTGCAACCGATACAACATCAATTAATTTATTCAAAGTGCTGGCGGCTGCTCTGAGTATTGCTGCGTCGGATTCCCCGACGAAAAAGAAAATCGTCAGCGAACGAAGTAACTTCCCGACAGACTTGTACATCGCGCAAGCAATATGCAAAGAACGAGGATATGAGCTCGTACTCTTTGATCTGCAAGAGCAAGCGCTTGATTCTGTGCTTTTGGAAGATGTTGCCGTGTTGATGCTCACGCATGTCAACTACAGAACGGGTGCGATGCACGACATGCGAGCGGTGAGTGCGTTAGCCCATGACCAAGGAATATTGACAATTTGGGATTTGGCACATAGTGCAGGTGCTGTTCCAGTTGATCTCCATTCAGATAAGGCAGACTTTGCGGTTGGGTGTGGCTACAAATATCTCAATGGAGGCCCCGGAGCTCCAGCATTTGTTTGGGCACATCCAAAACATGTGGGTAGATTCTGGCAGCCGCTTGCAGGATGGTGGGGGCATGAAAGACCTTTTGATTTCTCTCCTGACTACATACCATCACCCAGCATTGTCCGATTCCAATGTGGAACTCAACCGATCTTAAGTTTGGTTGCATTGGAGTGTGGCGTCGATGTTTTTTTAGCTGCTCAAGAACTAGGTGGGATGTACGCACTACGGAAAAAATCACTCGCTTTGACTGAGTTGTTTATGCGTTTGGTAGATGAACGCCTATCACCATACGGTATTTCGATCGTGACACCTCGCAAGCCTGATGAGAGGGGGTCTCAGGTCAGCCTTATTGCCAAAGAAGGGGCCTACGAAATTGTTCAGGCTCTTATTGCTCGAGGTGTTTTAGGAGATTACCGAGCTGGTGATGGTGGGAAGTACCCAGATATTTTGCGATTCGGATTTACGCCTCTTTACCTTGGTTTCTCAGACGTATGGGAAGCTGTAGATCAGCTTCACAAAGTGATGCAAACCGAAGAGTGGCGCGACCCTCGATTTGCACATAAGAACGCAGTAACTTAA
- the kynA gene encoding tryptophan 2,3-dioxygenase → MTGCPMHATSNGERIVLEEAAQLDFSGKMSYGDYLQLDKVLSAQNPQSEEHDEMLFIVMHQVSELWMKLLLAELREAISDVRNENLSPAFKKLARVSRIMEQLVHAWDVLSTMTPSEYTAFRPHLMQSSGFQSWQYRCIEFSLGNKNAAMLQPHAHKENLLDWVTQAYEAPSLYDESLRLMAKQGLHIPETHLNRDWRGAYSRNEEVEQAWLVVYKDPTKYWALYQLGEKLVDVEDAFRLWRFRHVTTVERVIGFKRGTGGTGGISYLRKMLDVVLFPEIWSVRTHL, encoded by the coding sequence ATGACAGGATGCCCAATGCATGCAACTTCTAATGGAGAGCGCATCGTTTTAGAAGAGGCTGCCCAATTAGATTTCAGTGGGAAGATGAGCTACGGGGACTATCTTCAGCTGGACAAAGTGTTGTCCGCGCAGAATCCACAATCCGAAGAACACGATGAGATGCTGTTTATCGTGATGCATCAAGTGAGTGAGCTCTGGATGAAATTGCTGCTTGCTGAACTTCGTGAGGCAATAAGTGATGTACGGAATGAAAACTTATCGCCAGCTTTTAAGAAACTTGCTCGCGTTTCTAGAATCATGGAGCAACTTGTTCACGCTTGGGACGTGTTGAGTACGATGACTCCCTCGGAGTACACAGCGTTTCGCCCACATTTGATGCAATCGAGTGGATTCCAGAGTTGGCAATACCGATGCATTGAGTTTAGCTTGGGCAATAAGAATGCAGCCATGTTGCAGCCTCATGCTCATAAAGAGAACCTACTTGATTGGGTGACTCAAGCTTATGAAGCCCCGTCTCTGTATGACGAGAGTTTGCGCTTAATGGCTAAGCAAGGATTACACATTCCTGAGACACATCTGAATCGTGATTGGCGTGGTGCATACAGTCGAAACGAGGAAGTGGAACAAGCGTGGCTTGTTGTTTATAAAGACCCAACGAAATACTGGGCGCTATACCAGTTAGGTGAGAAGTTGGTGGATGTCGAAGATGCTTTCCGTTTATGGCGATTCCGTCATGTGACCACGGTAGAACGTGTTATAGGATTTAAGCGTGGTACTGGGGGAACTGGGGGCATTAGTTATTTGAGAAAAATGCTGGACGTTGTGCTGTTCCCTGAGATTTGGTCAGTACGAACACATCTCTAA
- a CDS encoding outer membrane beta-barrel protein, with the protein MKTTKIVLGTLFSLCVTGTALADSYKNDSGYYAELGYTPLSLGDSTATVKPKLARFGVGKNVHENLAVEAMYATTVSKDTYQGADVTSSGYGLFLKPKMEIAKNTELFGRLGWFKTNLKVSASGLSAADSGSDFSYGLGVQTKLTDTLYGQVDYMNFYHKDGITSKALSFSIGARF; encoded by the coding sequence ATGAAAACTACCAAAATTGTATTAGGTACGCTCTTCTCACTGTGTGTTACCGGCACAGCGCTCGCTGACTCTTACAAGAATGATTCTGGTTACTATGCCGAGCTCGGTTATACCCCTTTGTCGTTGGGTGACTCCACTGCAACAGTTAAACCAAAACTGGCACGTTTTGGTGTTGGCAAGAATGTTCATGAGAACCTCGCTGTAGAAGCTATGTATGCAACCACTGTGTCCAAGGACACATATCAAGGCGCGGATGTCACATCTAGTGGATATGGCCTCTTTCTTAAGCCCAAAATGGAAATTGCCAAGAACACTGAACTCTTTGGCCGCCTTGGCTGGTTCAAAACAAACCTTAAGGTTAGCGCATCTGGTCTTTCCGCAGCGGATTCAGGATCTGACTTCAGTTACGGTTTAGGTGTTCAAACTAAGTTGACAGATACTTTGTATGGTCAGGTGGACTATATGAATTTCTATCACAAAGATGGCATCACCTCCAAAGCTTTGAGCTTCTCAATCGGTGCGCGTTTCTAA
- a CDS encoding DUF5666 domain-containing protein, translated as MSRSVLKPKALAFLLVATVFLSACGGGGGGGDSDHSDADWSTNPAGAATFNGAAAAYQGSISGLGSIVVNGVRFETTDSVVYDSDDFSTNYDSNTSTFSSPLSLGMTVALFGDVDDTQSLGRAARIRVVGGVRGTMSAITSSAITLPTQVIQINSATTYGGTSDGTLIAAAAVTTYADLAALVNTHPLLTVYGLAQPDGSFWATRVVVTNAATHALDVAVRGTITSITGSTYTVQTGPASSITVDCSACTIQPIGNTPVVGDAIRALAPLSTDWDGTTLTATRLQLVNAAYLTRFNGAPSASTYVKIKGVATQTNGNWYVGGVQVSGATLTANTLYEIKGTWSGSTLVASRVEIEGQRSFTNGYNQAVTYSNEFYGAVSNLSGNTFTVQGVNVNASSAYFPSGSIANLSNGTFVEVKGVYQSGTLNATKVEIKYASNSNASSGRVFEMYGQVGGWSGINSTFNLTRLGVTYTAQTSANTRFKYGTPSNGSYVEVKGYMDANNVFQVIKLELKNGYHDYDD; from the coding sequence ATGTCACGTTCTGTTTTAAAACCAAAAGCCCTTGCCTTTTTACTAGTCGCCACCGTTTTTCTAAGCGCATGTGGTGGAGGCGGTGGCGGAGGTGACAGCGATCACAGCGATGCCGACTGGTCCACCAACCCAGCGGGTGCGGCAACATTCAATGGCGCAGCTGCCGCCTATCAGGGCTCCATCAGCGGTTTAGGCTCCATCGTGGTCAATGGCGTTCGCTTTGAAACCACGGACTCTGTGGTGTACGACAGCGATGACTTCAGCACCAACTACGACAGCAACACATCGACCTTCAGTAGCCCACTGTCACTGGGCATGACCGTCGCATTGTTTGGCGATGTCGACGATACGCAAAGCCTAGGACGCGCGGCTCGCATTCGTGTGGTCGGCGGCGTGCGGGGCACGATGAGCGCCATCACCTCTTCCGCCATTACCCTGCCAACGCAAGTCATTCAAATCAACTCTGCCACGACCTACGGCGGCACTTCCGATGGCACCTTGATTGCCGCAGCAGCGGTGACAACTTATGCCGACTTGGCAGCGCTCGTCAACACCCATCCATTGCTGACTGTGTATGGCCTTGCCCAGCCAGACGGCAGCTTTTGGGCTACCCGCGTTGTAGTTACAAATGCGGCAACACATGCGTTAGATGTGGCCGTGCGCGGCACCATCACATCCATCACAGGGAGCACCTACACAGTTCAAACGGGCCCAGCTTCGAGCATCACGGTGGACTGCAGTGCTTGCACGATTCAGCCCATAGGCAATACGCCCGTAGTAGGCGATGCGATTCGTGCATTGGCTCCACTCAGCACAGACTGGGATGGCACGACCCTGACAGCCACACGTTTGCAATTGGTCAACGCCGCTTATCTCACCCGTTTCAATGGCGCCCCCAGTGCCTCGACTTACGTCAAGATCAAAGGTGTTGCTACTCAAACGAACGGCAATTGGTATGTGGGAGGTGTTCAGGTCAGTGGCGCCACATTGACGGCCAACACGCTTTACGAAATCAAAGGCACATGGTCAGGCTCGACATTGGTAGCGTCTCGGGTAGAAATCGAAGGCCAACGTAGCTTTACCAACGGCTACAACCAGGCTGTTACTTATTCCAACGAGTTTTATGGCGCTGTCAGCAACTTGAGTGGCAACACCTTCACTGTTCAAGGGGTGAATGTGAACGCAAGCTCTGCCTACTTTCCCAGTGGCTCCATTGCTAACCTCAGCAATGGCACTTTTGTGGAAGTCAAAGGCGTCTATCAGAGCGGCACCTTGAACGCGACAAAAGTCGAGATCAAATACGCATCCAACAGCAACGCCAGCTCGGGCCGTGTGTTTGAAATGTATGGTCAAGTCGGTGGCTGGTCTGGCATTAACAGCACCTTCAACTTGACGCGTTTGGGTGTGACCTACACCGCACAAACTTCAGCCAACACCCGATTCAAATATGGCACGCCCAGCAACGGCAGCTATGTGGAAGTCAAAGGCTATATGGACGCCAACAATGTCTTCCAAGTCATCAAGCTAGAGCTGAAAAACGGCTATCACGACTACGACGATTGA